In Bactrocera oleae isolate idBacOlea1 chromosome 3, idBacOlea1, whole genome shotgun sequence, a genomic segment contains:
- the LOC106623783 gene encoding uncharacterized protein: MGCISSTKKLGDLKSENVFRAVRLHSEVADQGRSGYLELTPRELIFRTGSNQRVVWALQHLRRYGLNGDVFSFEAGRRCMTGPGIYTFRCQRAEQLYHIFQTYINAVSLVTDDAFTFSERERDHPSHTVGRPENVQNANNYLEPAPLVSTGAAVSVLQRSRVLRDSFSSSPLSLDSPDSVPSLSFATSEVVHIQSPRFPSGLGMYVNTPNTSMSIANSNVYSEYPLPSHVEHNNNLSNASNGVFNTLVRKNLVKHSSLDIPPDEFAPMLTPPSDALHMYANVDSCSLAANNFGFGGKAVMRNMIRDQERCYENLNREEMKLILPKQNLPSSTPGRSHSGIDIPCDPQLRQTKSAGTKAVNYIVLDLDQPRSPTQCSPKLQVGSGLSLTAVDGADGSMKSGSKTESLTDSTHTSLTSTTNPMAITTATITNVTNTTKQNSGSVEQLEKKEESTLGYSTIDFIKTCALIKSSTHGADFDAEPGNEESRITRHSKCVRKAYSISE; this comes from the coding sequence ATGGGATGCATCAGCAGTACAAAAAAATTAGGCGATTTAAAAAGCGAAAACGTTTTTCGTGCTGTGAGACTTCACTCGGAAGTGGCAGATCAAGGACGCTCAGGATATCTGGAATTAACACCAAGGGAACTTATTTTTCGTACCGGGTCTAATCAACGTGTTGTATGGGCTTTGCAACATCTACGCAGATATGGGCTTAATGGCGATGTATTTTCTTTTGAAGCTGGGCGTCGCTGTATGACAGGCCCTGGCATTTATACTTTTCGTTGTCAACGGGCGGAACAATTGTATCATATATTTCAAACTTATATAAATGCAGTTTCCCTTGTGACAGATGATGCATTTACATTTAGCGAACGGGAGCGTGATCATCCATCACATACAGTGGGTCGACCAGAAAATgttcaaaatgcaaataacTATTTGGAACCTGCACCGTTAGTAAGTACAGGAGCTGCAGTCTCGGTTCTACAGCGTTCGCGAGTGCTTCGGGATTCATTCAGCAGTAGTCCTCTAAGTTTGGACTCACCAGATTCAGTTCCAAGTTTATCATTTGCCACAAGCGAAGTAGTTCATATTCAAAGTCCACGTTTTCCTTCTGGTCTCGGTATGTATGTGAATACCCCGAATACATCTATGTCCATCGCCAATAGCAATGTGTACTCGGAATATCCTTTGCCGTCGCACGTAGAGCACAACAATAATTTATCAAACGCGTCCAATGGTGTATTTAATACTTTAGTTCGAAAAAATTTGGTGAAGCACTCTTCTCTAGATATTCCACCTGATGAATTTGCGCCTATGCTGACACCACCATCGGATGCATTACACATGTATGCCAATGTTGATAGCTGTTCACTTGCGGCCAATAATTTTGGTTTTGGTGGCAAAGCAGTAATGCGTAATATGATACGCGATCAAGAGCGCTGTTATGAAAATCTAAACCGTGAAGAGATGAAGTTGATCCTACCAAAGCAAAATTTGCCGTCTTCAACGCCCGGAAGGAGTCATAGTGGAATAGATATTCCCTGTGATCCACAATTAAGGCAAACGAAATCAGCAGGAACAAAAGCAGTCAATTATATTGTTCTTGATTTAGACCAACCTCGAAGTCCGACACAATGTTCACCCAAACTACAAGTTGGAAGTGGTCTTTCTTTAACTGCCGTTGATGGCGCTGATGGAAGTATGAAATCTGGTTCAAAAACAGAATCACTTACTGATTCAACACATACTAGTCTAACTTCAACGACTAATCCAATGGCTATTACGACAGCAACGATTACAAATGTGACAAATACAACGAAACAAAATAGTGGTAGTGTTGAGCAATTGGAAAAGAAAGAAGAATCTACACTTGGTTACTCGACTATAGATTTTATAAAGACTTGTGCACTTATTAAATCATCGACTCACGGTGCAGATTTTGATGCGGAACCAGGCAATGAAGAAAGCAGAATCACCCGACATAGTAAATGTGTGCGAAAAGCTTACTCTATTAGTGAATAG
- the Naglu gene encoding alpha-N-acetylglucosaminidase, with protein MRLLSIILIKAIAVLFFRKCSSSVVIDLSDVETPAETQESAVRDLIIRTIGENASKSFVVHVDKTMPSRSFQIKKAEASMLSIVGSDGVAVAKGFHHYLKYYLHKHIDWTHTKVELQLPIQLPNVTIFSKSASNFIYYQNVCTWSYSFAWWTFPNWRRHIDWMAMMGVTLTLAPIQEYIWNEIYVEMGLTKDEIDEHFAGAAFQAWQRMGNIRGWGGPIPHSYRRMQKVLQQRILKAERDLGMRVALPAFAGHVPVAMTRLFSNITFTPVERWNNFPNKYCCGLFLDPSEPLFSQIAVKFLNKTIENYGSDNIYFCDPFNEIQPRLANAEYMNATAFHIYKSMRLVDNSAVWLLQGWMFVKNIFWTDELIKAFLLAVPLGKMLVLDLQSEQFPQYERTFSFHGQPFIWCMLHNFGGTLGMHGSVDIVNTQIRLARDMVNTSMVGVGITAEGINQNYAIYELALERGWLKNDLDLYNWFTIYANVRYGIRDTRLHSAWQLLRQSVYSYKGLLKIRGKYSIARRPSTNLSPWVWYNTSNVYAAWAQLISVIGNTTIPPHNLPFVSHDLVDITRQFLQITFDQFYVNLMVAYRSKNMDKYVYIADKMLEILNDLETILATNMDFSLSCWLEAAKNLGRTPVEKQLYEMNARNQITAWGPNGQILDYATKQWSGVVVDYYRPRWALFLQMIQKSLELNQKFNEEAFKRTVSQEIENPFSISIKVYPSEPVGDSFTVAQRIFLKWTTFTDDSRFKKYCIKPIRIV; from the exons ATGAGGTTGTTGAGCATAATTCTTATTAAAGCAATTGCAGTTCTCTTCTTTCGCA AATGCTCAAGCTCTGTTGTCATTGATCTAAGTGATGTTGAAACACCTGCAGAAACACAAGAATCCGCCGTCCGAGATTTAATTATACGCACAATTGGCGAAAATGCCTCAAAAAGTTTCGTTGTACATGTTGATAAGACAATGCCATCCAGAAGCTTTCAA ATTAAGAAGGCAGAAGCGTCCATGTTAAGTATTGTTGGGTCAGACGGTGTTGCAGTTGCGAAGGGTTTTCACCATTACCTCAAGTATTATTTGCATAAACACATTGACTGGACCCACACTAAAGTTGAGTTGCAATTGCCAATTCAGTTACCAAATGTCACGATTTTCTCTAAATCGGCTAGCAACTTCATTTATTACCAAAATGTTTGTACATGGAGCTATAGTTTTGCATGGTGGACTTTTCCTAATTGGCGCCGCCACATCGATTGGATGGCAATGATGGGTGTAACCTTAACGTTAGCACCTATTCAAGAGTACATTTGGAATGAAATCTATGTTGAAATGGGCTTAACGAAAGATGAAATTGACGAGCATTTTGCGGGCGCAGCTTTTCAAGCATG GCAACGCATGGGAAATATTCGTGGCTGGGGCGGACCGATACCACATTCATATAGACGTATGCAAAAAGTACTGCAACAACGAATTTTGAAAGCAGAACGTGATCTTGGTATGCGAGTAGCTTTGCCGGCCTTTGCGGGACATGTACCTGTCGCCATGACACGACTTTTTTCGAACATTACTTTTACACCTGTCGAACGTTGGAATAactttccaaataaatactGCTGTGGTCTTTTCCTTGACCCAAGCGAACCGCTATTTAGTCAAATTGCAGTCAAATTTCTTAATAAGACCATTGAAAATTACGGCAgtgataatatatatttttgtgatcCATTCAATGAAATACAGCCGAGGCTCGCAAATGCTGAATATATGAATGCCACAGCGTTTCACATTTACAAGTCCATGCGTTTAGTTGATAACTCGGCGGTTTGGCTCTTACAAGGATGGATGTTTGTGAAGAATATTTTTTGGACAGATGAATTGATTAAAGCTTTTCTGTTGGCCGTGCCGCTTGGCAAAATGCTAGTGTTAGACCTACAAAGTGAACAATTTCCTCAATATGAACGTACTTTTTCGTTTCATGGTCAACCATTTATTTGGTGTATGCTGCATAATTTCGGTGGAACTCTTGGAATGCATGGATCTGTTGATATTGTGAATACGCAAATTCGTTTAGCAAGAGATATGGTAAACACGTCGATGGTAGGTGTCGGTATTACAGCGGAAGGAATCAATCAAAACTATGCCATTTACGAGTTGGCTTTGGAACGCGGTTGGTTGAAAAATGACTTAGATTTGTATAATTGGTTTACAATTTATGCTAATGTACGTTATGGTATTCGGGACACCCGACTACACAGCGCTTGGCAATTACTCCGTCAATCTGTCTATTCCTACAAAGGATTATTAAAAATTCGGGGAAAATATTCTATTGCAAGAAGACCGTCCACAAATCTCAGTCCATGGGTTTGGTATAACACTTCAAATGTTTATGCTGCTTGGGCTCAACTTATTTCCGTTATAGGAAATACTACCATTCCTCCACACAATTTGCCATTTGTCTCCCATGACCTTGTCGACATAACTAgacaatttttacaaataaccTTCGACCAATTCTATGTGAATTTAATGGTTGCCTACAGAAGTAAGAATATGGATAAGTACGTTTATATAGCGGATAAAATGCTGGAGATCCTAAATGATCTCGAAACCATATTAGCCACTAATATGGATTTCTCATTAAGTTGCTGGTTAGAAGCAGCGAAAAATTTAGGACGAACGCCGGTGGAGAAACAGCTTTACGAAATGAATGCACGAAATCAAATAACTGCATGGGGGCCTAACGGTCAAATTTTGGATTATGCAACGAAACAGTGGTCcggtgttgttgttgattaCTATCGGCCACGTTGGGCGCTATTTCTACAAATGATACAAAAAAGTCTGGAGcttaatcaaaaatttaatgagGAAGCATTTAAACGTACCGTTAGTCAGGAGATCGAAAACCCGTTCAGTATCAGCATTAAAGTATACCCATCGGAACCGGTCGGTGATAGTTTTACTGTTGCTCAGCGAATTTTCCTCAAATGGACGACATTCACTGACGACTCCCGTTTCAAAAAGTATTGCATCAAACCTATACGAATTGTATAA